In Candidatus Cloacimonadota bacterium, the following are encoded in one genomic region:
- a CDS encoding PQQ-like beta-propeller repeat protein translates to MNVKILHAEKNKTNLFFSDYFQRQDRSIVLLTHYREESSSHEKINSIILQSLVKIDFQNILWEELPALLKEFFLNLNWELFAHFRNFQEQEVGVSIFLAIIEDNNICFVSGGRFLAGVITQSGLDELGKNWDHFHVKTKENLGLLGVLGKDIEVKPVVQELPINSIFVTLPADKAKTLNLKETGFYELADKVSNEYKREPFPYWMISFEERKRDIRKPWYKAKKFRIPVVLMLLMLIFSIYYLFMGRDVVDDRLHITREQFQLTLRNIDILKLQEILPLDYGILLVPQHNIELTVDWESTLSYPITLKPYFCLRNIYLVSNDVLYAYDKRTKRNTWKTNLNHNVVSIEILDSNLMLVMTADNISYCLKRDNGDLVWTKGDDSQLPIYSPAPPYQPVQISLEMDRRLNNSIILIPYYNSLTLINILNGDTLTHYSSDETINYVSDFDFIERSVYMVKGNKLYKVRIEIRY, encoded by the coding sequence CTCTTTTTCTCCGATTACTTTCAGAGACAGGATAGAAGTATCGTTCTCCTAACTCACTACAGAGAAGAGAGTTCATCTCACGAAAAAATTAATTCAATCATATTACAGAGCCTGGTTAAAATTGACTTTCAGAATATTCTTTGGGAAGAATTACCTGCTCTTCTCAAGGAGTTTTTCCTCAACCTTAACTGGGAACTTTTTGCTCATTTCAGAAATTTTCAGGAACAAGAGGTCGGTGTTTCTATCTTCTTAGCCATCATTGAAGATAATAACATTTGTTTCGTGTCAGGTGGCAGATTTCTTGCTGGGGTAATTACTCAATCCGGTTTAGATGAATTAGGAAAGAACTGGGATCATTTCCACGTTAAAACTAAAGAGAATCTTGGTCTACTTGGTGTTTTGGGAAAAGATATCGAAGTTAAACCGGTAGTTCAAGAGTTGCCGATAAACTCAATTTTTGTTACTCTACCGGCTGATAAGGCAAAAACTCTAAACCTAAAAGAAACAGGATTCTATGAACTAGCCGATAAGGTTTCAAATGAATATAAGAGAGAACCTTTTCCTTATTGGATGATATCTTTTGAAGAACGAAAACGGGATATTAGAAAACCATGGTACAAAGCTAAAAAGTTTCGCATCCCGGTAGTATTAATGTTATTAATGCTGATCTTTTCGATCTACTATTTATTCATGGGAAGAGATGTAGTTGATGATCGTTTACACATAACAAGAGAGCAATTTCAACTTACCCTTCGTAACATTGATATTCTCAAACTACAAGAAATCCTTCCCCTGGATTATGGTATTCTTCTTGTTCCACAACATAATATTGAACTAACTGTCGATTGGGAAAGCACACTTTCATATCCCATTACTCTCAAACCCTACTTTTGTTTACGTAATATTTACCTTGTATCTAATGATGTTTTATATGCTTACGATAAAAGAACTAAAAGAAATACTTGGAAAACTAATCTCAACCACAATGTTGTTTCAATAGAAATTCTCGACTCTAATCTAATGTTGGTGATGACTGCAGATAATATCAGTTACTGTCTAAAGAGAGATAACGGTGATTTGGTATGGACTAAAGGTGATGATTCACAGTTACCAATCTATTCTCCTGCACCGCCATATCAGCCGGTGCAAATCTCTCTCGAAATGGATAGAAGATTGAATAACAGCATTATTCTCATTCCATATTATAACAGTTTGACCTTGATCAATATACTGAATGGTGATACCCTAACCCACTATTCAAGTGATGAAACTATCAACTATGTAAGTGATTTCGATTTTATTGAAAGATCTGTTTATATGGTTAAAGGTAACAAACTGTATAAAGTAAGAATCGAAATTAGATACTAA